AAGAAAGACAGGTATGCTGGATAGAGTAGTAAAGTTACTGAAGGACGGAGGAGTAGATTGTGTAGTATTTGATGAGGTTACTCCTAATCCTTTAGCTACTACAGTTCAGCAAGGAGCAGATCTGGTTAAGAGTAAAGGATGTGATTTTGTAGTAGGTTTAGGCGGAGGAAGTCCTATTGATACTTCAAAGGCAATTGCATTGATTTCTTGCAATCCAGGCAACATAAAGGATTATATGCCTGGTGGTTCAAGGGCTAATGCAAAAGTGAATCAGGCACTTCCTATTATCGCAATTACCACTACTGCAGGAACGGGCACTGAGATAAACAGCTTTGCAGTAGTAACTAATCCAGACAACAATGAAAAACCGGGAATTGGATTTGACTGTATGTATCCGGCAGTGGGTATTGTTGACCCTGAATTGATGGTTACCGTTCCTAAAAATATGACTGCTGCTACTGGTTTGGATGTATTGTTTCATTCTATGGAGTCTTTTTTATCTAGAGGAGCTAATGAGTTTACAGATATGGCTGCAAAAAGGTCGATAGAACTGGTAGTTGCATATCTGGAGAAGGCCTATAATAACGGTGGCGATGTACAGGCTAGGAGCAAAATGGCCTGGGCCAACACTCTTGCCGGAACAGCCATCCAAAATGCAGGCACTGTTGCTATACATGGGATGGCCCATCCTATAAGTGGACATCTTGATACTACTCATGGGATGGCGCTCTGTGCAATAGGTCCGGCATATCTGAAATACACTTGGGAAGCTGATATATCTAGATATGCTACAATTGCACGATTATTGGGTCAGCCAGGTCAAGATGAGAAAAGCTTGGCTGAACAATCATCAGAGGCACTTGTAAATTTCCTCAAAAGGTTTGATATGGATGTTAGCTTGTCCAAACTGGGGGTAAAAGAAGAAATGATAAACCAATTTGCTCAGGATGCTCTTAAAACTATGAGCGGTGCAATCGGAGCAAGTTTAAAAGACTTAATGTTTGAAGATATAGTCAATATATATAAAATGTCAATGTAATTAAAAATATATTTCTTTAAGCACATGAGCTACTCCGTCTTGATTATTTGTGTAGGCGGAGATTTTTTTTGCCGAGGAGAGCAGTGGTTTAGTGGCATTTTTCATTGCAATGCCTAATCCTGCATTGACGATCATCTCCAAATCGTTGTTATCGTCACCTATTGCGATAATCTCATCTGGTGTTATATTTATGGTCCTGGCATATTCTTTGATAGAATTCCATTTTGATCCGTAGGGACTCATGATTTCCAATACAGGACCTATTTTGGTCAGGGATGTTATTATGTGAGATTTGAATTTATCATTATATTTGATGCTTATTTTTGCCTGGAAGCTTTTAAGTGAATCCAGGCTGCCTAAAAACAGCATAAGCAGTATTCTTGGATTTTTATAGTGATAAAAACTATCTATTACTTTATATCTTGCTTTTGGGTTCAATGTATAAGAGTTATAATAATTATCTATTTTATTTTTCTCAAATAATACATCTATATTTTCCTCAAAATGATCCACGTGTAATATTGGATATAAATCAGCTTTTTTTGCATCGCCCAATAATTGATAAAATAGGTTACTGTCAATGTATCTGTGAAATATTTTATTGTTGTTTGAGGAATGACGGACAAGGTTTCCATTATTTGAGAATATGATCACATCAAATCCTAAATCTTTAACTAAATATTTTGCAGCCATGAAAGTCCTACCGGTTGCTATTACTATTTTTATTCCTTTTTTATAAAGTGTATTTAAAACTTGTTTGTTTTTGGGCGTAATACTTTTGTTATCATCCAGCAAAGTCCCGTCCAGGTCCAGTACAATCATTTTGTAGTTCATTTGCTACCATCCTTTCAGAATATGCTCAAGTTACTGTTATCTAGATTTTAGAACAGTTTACGCTCAAACAAAAAAGTTTGGTTTAATATTTCCTCGATCATTCACAAACCTATATTTATAATATATAATATAGACTTGTATAGTCAAATACAAATCATTTGTGAAGGAGGAGGGCAAGTGGCACTTGCAACTTTGAAGGAAGTACTTGATAAGGCGGATCGGGATGGATATGCAGTAGGTATGTTTGGTATATTTAATTTAGAGATGGTATACGGAGTGATACAAGCTGCTGAGCAAACAGGTTCTCCTGTAATATTGGGATTTGGAGAGGCGCATATGCAACATGCGAATATAGAGGATATAGCTTTATTGATGAGGAAGGCTGCACAAAGGGCCAGCATTCCTGTCGTGGTGCACTTTGACCATGGAATTACATATGACAATGTGGTAAAAGCAATAAAAAGTGGATTCACTTCGGTAATGATAGATGCATCACCCTATAAACTCCAGGAAAATATAGAAATAACTCGGGAAATAGTAAAGATAGCTGATGCATTAGGGGTATCTGTTGAAGCGGAACTAGGGCATGTTGGGGGTCTAGAGGCTATGTATCAAGTAGAATATGGGGCCAGCCAAGAATTATATACAAAAGTACAAGATGCTGCTAAGTTTGTAGATGAGACCGGAGTGGACGCATTGGCAGTAGCGGTGGGGACAGCACATGGTACATACAAATATAAGCCCAGTCTTGATCTGAAGAGGATTCAGGATATTAAGAAAGCCGTAAATATTCCTCTGGTATTGCACGGCGGATCTGGTTTAAGCGAAGGGGAGTTTAAATCAGCCATAAAAAATGGGATAAGAAAGATAAATATATTTACTTCTCTATCGGAAGCAGGATGTATAGCAGCAGAGAATACTGATACCAAGGATAGGCAAGCAGGATATTTAAATATCTGTTCAAGGACTGTAGAGTTGATAAAGCAAACTGCTATCAAGCATATGCAGGTGTTTGGCAGCACAAACAGGGTTTAGATGGGGAGAATTTTTATATCTCCCCATATACCTAATTTATCATCTATTATGATTATCATACCTGTTACTCCATCTATTTTTTTTGCAAAATCAATAGCAATGTTGATGTCTTTATCAGTTTTTACTATGTTCGCAGCTGCAGTTGCAGTTGCATCTGCTAGAGCAGTATTTTTTGAAACTATCACCACCGCATCTGCATTTCCAAAGCTAAGAGAGTGTCCTATTTTGCCGGAAGAAGTGCAAATACCCAGAGGTGTGCTATCAGGTTCAACTATTAACCCTAATTTCTTGCTTAAGGGTGAATCCCCTGCA
This genomic window from Clostridia bacterium contains:
- a CDS encoding iron-containing alcohol dehydrogenase; its protein translation is MKSFALDIPTKIYFGAGSLDNLKDIASGYGKKALLVTGRNSARKTGMLDRVVKLLKDGGVDCVVFDEVTPNPLATTVQQGADLVKSKGCDFVVGLGGGSPIDTSKAIALISCNPGNIKDYMPGGSRANAKVNQALPIIAITTTAGTGTEINSFAVVTNPDNNEKPGIGFDCMYPAVGIVDPELMVTVPKNMTAATGLDVLFHSMESFLSRGANEFTDMAAKRSIELVVAYLEKAYNNGGDVQARSKMAWANTLAGTAIQNAGTVAIHGMAHPISGHLDTTHGMALCAIGPAYLKYTWEADISRYATIARLLGQPGQDEKSLAEQSSEALVNFLKRFDMDVSLSKLGVKEEMINQFAQDALKTMSGAIGASLKDLMFEDIVNIYKMSM
- a CDS encoding Cof-type HAD-IIB family hydrolase; protein product: MNYKMIVLDLDGTLLDDNKSITPKNKQVLNTLYKKGIKIVIATGRTFMAAKYLVKDLGFDVIIFSNNGNLVRHSSNNNKIFHRYIDSNLFYQLLGDAKKADLYPILHVDHFEENIDVLFEKNKIDNYYNSYTLNPKARYKVIDSFYHYKNPRILLMLFLGSLDSLKSFQAKISIKYNDKFKSHIITSLTKIGPVLEIMSPYGSKWNSIKEYARTINITPDEIIAIGDDNNDLEMIVNAGLGIAMKNATKPLLSSAKKISAYTNNQDGVAHVLKEIYF
- a CDS encoding class II fructose-bisphosphate aldolase gives rise to the protein MALATLKEVLDKADRDGYAVGMFGIFNLEMVYGVIQAAEQTGSPVILGFGEAHMQHANIEDIALLMRKAAQRASIPVVVHFDHGITYDNVVKAIKSGFTSVMIDASPYKLQENIEITREIVKIADALGVSVEAELGHVGGLEAMYQVEYGASQELYTKVQDAAKFVDETGVDALAVAVGTAHGTYKYKPSLDLKRIQDIKKAVNIPLVLHGGSGLSEGEFKSAIKNGIRKINIFTSLSEAGCIAAENTDTKDRQAGYLNICSRTVELIKQTAIKHMQVFGSTNRV